Proteins from a single region of Apium graveolens cultivar Ventura chromosome 7, ASM990537v1, whole genome shotgun sequence:
- the LOC141673488 gene encoding uncharacterized protein LOC141673488 translates to MARALRDLKRKVEGDTEVGASATAFTKKLESTPRESGLKHFNFDSFDGLADPEEHLNYFEQISNIYDYSDLTRCRFFASTLKGGAQKWFSRIPSRSVDSWKDFCETFLKRFRANRMNELQMCHLETIQQRSKKSLPQFIKRFQEARSSEHLSEELASNILRSYAELRKNERKPKAKREPKLEPRADILREVKGKPFYYPPKPLLAPPENRAQDKHCGYHEDHGHTTENCFSLKMFIEDQIKKGNMNQYLQRRLNNKDRAPGSGKNMVNVVFGGTASPPRSPDPENEVMTIQPSEDEPIYFSYSDYEGLNPDHNLALVVTLDIADNEVKRILVDNNSSDNILFERTLNRMKLGHLRMDPC, encoded by the exons ATGGCCCGGGCTCTTCGAGATCTCAAGAGGAAAGTAGAAGGCGATACGGAAGTGGGTGCGTCAGCCACCGCATTCACCAAAAAGTTGGAATCTACCCCCAGAGAATCAGGGCTCAAACACTTCAATTTTGACTCTTTCGATGGATTAGCTGACCCCGAGGAGCATCTGAACTACTTCGAACAAATCTCCAATATTTATGATTACAGTGACCTAACTAGGTGCCGGTTCTTCGCATCAACGCTCAAAGGGGGAGCTCAGAAATGGTTCAGCCGAATTCCATCCCGGAGTGTGGACTCCTGGAAAGACTTCTGTGAGACATTTTTGAAAAGGTTCAGAGCCAACCGGATGAACGAGCTGCAAATGTGTCATTTGGAGACAATCCAGCAAAGAAGCAAGAAGTCCCTCCCGCAATTCATCAAGAGATTCCAGGAAGCAAGAAGCAGTGAACATCTTTCGGAGGAACTTGCATCCAATATCCTACGAAG TTATGCTGAACTGAGAAAGAATGAAAGAAAACCTAAGGCTAAGAGAGAACCCAAGCTGGAACCTCGGGCAGACATTTTGCGTGAAGTCAAGGGTAAGCCATTTTATTATCCACCGAAACCTTTACTAGCACCCCCCGAGAACAGGGCCCAGGACAAGCATTGTGGCTATCATGAAGATCATGGCCATACCACAGAAAATTGTTTCTCTCTCAAGATGTTCATAGAAGATCAGATCAAGAAGGGAAACATGAACCAATATCTTCAAAGGAGGTTGAATAACAAAGACAGGGCCCCTGGAAGCGGCAAAAATATGGTGAATGTTGTCTTTGGAGGCACAGCTTCTCCGCCTCGGAGCCCGGACCCGGAGAATGAAGTGATGACGATCCAGCCTTCGGAAGATGAGCCAATCTACTTCTCTTACTCTGATTATGAAGGACTCAATCCGGATCACAACTTGGCCTTGGTCGTGACCCTGGATATCGCGGATAATGAGGTAAAAAGAATTTTAGTTGACAATAATTCCTCTGATAATATTTTATTCGAGCGCACACTTAACAGGATGAAGCTCGGACACCTCCGAATGGACccctgttag